The following coding sequences are from one Neurospora crassa OR74A linkage group I, whole genome shotgun sequence window:
- the ham-9 gene encoding SAM and PH domain-containing protein, which translates to MTANMDNLHYHVREHDRHDEMRQKTGPRVESFFSTNNVKDRPNSVYTEFMESDWEMDEDDVYSDMEDLAHDDEISPRNSIGSSKSGGQPSFTTMSSYDEVQTPRSVRQRGGFPFPFEEMKQVEGPRGPHLFRSSMSLHSVEYQNALSLSPITERKAQEHDHFLQHTVHLTTLPTRSKRDSGPFRFTDVELDPRTLPEWTPEMVAQWMFNAGVELNTCERFVENDITGSILITLKFEDLKELGITSFGMRTRVWHEIHSMRNIQKPDPQPETPIEDEPDRKVERELRRNESVNKPKRKASKVRPKINDVISPLESVSIVGIEQLMPKPHSCSKGENCAKWKRNQKMIEAFKKDHPFVNIDEGGIIMVAGNPGNPQTAEAIDPFRPVSDAIPSVVASSDVMGPGDQPTLQYLQEATLRNVMSRDPQDNVRQFLDFQNHHAVGSSEVPPTPPFELYPQQQAQGPHARLRALPKLAIPNEGGAVAGPVSARATSARRQSQVIPSFREMSDQSASSEEATPVGVYRFGTPFSEMDVPVTMTSIPIISRDVSQSVPPDMNYRHNPGPPTRSMSRATIRRPSFPVMPALDENSIVTPLTAVQPQNKSFSRRATIQAQRPLQPPPRVQYPWSQTNRTTFERAIAPMPGSSAVIAPSKSAGTSPTESHGVSNNPSSGSRLSPTTTQPTEDMTNGEAVSYQGLMKKRKTKMLRHEWHEHYFKLRGTRLTMHKDAATANNKTLEYIDIDDYAIACSSNANTSKLNAAFKAMHIRRGSGDAQSKEDIAAFSFQLIPQDGKAAVKGQLRKRENSVPGPSSSSAASASGGAIHGAVNGTGKMHHFAVKSRDERIDWMRELMLAKALKQKGEGAEVVVNGSMI; encoded by the exons ATGACTGCTAACATG GATAACCTACACTATCATGTGCGGGAACATGACCGCCATGATGAAATGCGCCAAAAGACCGGCCCTCGGGTTGAGAGCTTCTTCTCCACCAACAATGTCAAAGACAGGCCAAACTCAGTATACACCGAATTTATGGAGTCAGACTGGGagatggatgaggacgatgtCTACAGCGATATGGAGGATCTGGCTCATGATGACGAGATCTCACCTCGCAACAGTATCGGTTCA TCAAAGTCGGGCGGTCAACCAAGCTTCACAACAATGTCTTCCTACGACGAGGTCCAAACACCAAGATCGGTGCGCCAAAGAGGAGGGTTCCCGTTCCCGTTTGAGGAGATGAAGCAGGTGGAAGGTCCTAGGGGACCTCATCTTTTTCGCAGCTCCATGTCCCTGCATTCCGTCGAATATCAAAACGCCCTATCCCTATCGCCGATTACGGAACGGAAGGCCCAAGAACATGACCATTTTCTGCAACATACCGTTCATCTTACGACCCTTCCAACTAGGAGCAAGCGCGACTCCGGGCCCTTCCGATTCACCGATGTCGAACTCGACCCACGAACCCTTCCAGAATGGACTCCTGAAATGGTTGCCCAATGGATGTTCAACGCCGGTGTTGAGCTTAATACCTGTGAGAGATTTGTGGAGAACGATATCACAGGGTCCATCTTAATCACCCTAAAGTTTGAGGATCTGAAAGAGCTTGGAATCACCTCGTTTGGGATGCGAACAAGGGTCTGGCATGAAATCCACTCCATGAGGAACATCCAGAAGCCGGACCCTCAGCCCGAAACTCCGATTGAGGATGAGCCAGACCGCAAGGTTGAGAGAGAGCTGCGGAGAAACGAAAGCGTGAATAAGCCCAAGAGGAAGGCGAGCAAAGTGAGGCCAAAGATCAATGATGTGATTTCTCCTCTCGAGTCAGTCTCCATTGTAGGCATTGAGCAGCTCATGCCCAAGCCTCACAGCTGCTCCAAGGGTGAGAACTGcgccaagtggaagcggaACCAAAAGATGATTGAGGCGTTTAAGAAGGACCACCCATTTGTCAACATTGACGAAGGCGGTATCATTATGGTTGCGGGAAATCCCGGGAACCCGCAGACGGCTGAGGCTATCGACCCCTTTCGTCCTGTCTCGGACGCCATCCCGTCGGTTGTGGCATCCTCAGACGTTATGGGACCTGGAGATCAACCAACTCTACAGTATCTCCAGGAAGCCACTCTGCGAAATGTCATGTCGCGGGATCCCCAAGACAACGTTCGCCAATTTCTTGACTTCCAGAACCACCATGCGGTCGGCTCGAGCGAGGTTCCCCCAACACCGCCGTTCGAGCTATATCCCCAGCAGCAAGCTCAAGGTCCTCATGCGAGATTACGTGCTCTTCCTAAGCTAGCCATCCCTAATGAGGGGGGCGCTGTTGCTGGACCCGTATCTGCTCGTGCAACCTCTGCTCGTCGTCAGTCGCAGGTAATCCCTTCGTTTCGCGAGATGAGCGATCAATCTGCTTCATCTGAAGAAGCGACTCCGGTTGGTGTATACCGCTTCGGTACACCCTTCTCTGAGATGGACGTTCCGGTCACCATGacctccatccccatcatctCTCGAGATGTTTCCCAGTCGGTTCCGCCTGATATGAATTACCGCCATAATCCTGGCCCTCCTACGCGATCTATGTCTCGAGCCACTATCCGTCGGCCCTCCTTCCCTGTCATGCCTGCGCTGGATGAGAACTCCATCGTCACACCCCTCACTGCCGTGCAACCGCAGAACAAGTCTTTCTCTCGGAGAGCCACCATCCAGGCCCAGCGCCCTCTGCAGCCCCCTCCCCGTGTGCAATACCCATGGAGCCAGACCAACCGTACCACCTTTGAGCGCGCCATCGCTCCCATGCCTGGCTCTTCGGCAGTCATTGCCCCAAGCAAGAGTGCCGGCACCAGCCCTACCGAAAGCCATGGAGTCAGCAACAACCCCAGCAGCGGAAGCCGTCTttctcccaccaccacccagccCACGGAAGACATGACAAATGGTGAAGCAGTTTCCTACCAAGGCCTCATGAAGAAGCGCAAAACCAAGATGCTCCGCCACGAGTGGCACGAGCACTACTTCAAGCTCCGTGGCACCCGCCTGACCATGCACAAGGACGCGGCCACGGCCAACAACAAGACGCTCGAGTACATTGACATTGATGACTACGCCATTGCTTGCAGCAGCAACGCCAACACCTCCAAGCTCAACGCCGCCTTCAAGGCCATGCACATCCGCCGCGGCTCCGGCGACGCCCAATCCAAAGAGGACATTGCCGCCTTCAGCTTCCAGTTGATTCCCCAGGACGGTAAGGCTGCCGTCAAGGGGCAGTTGCGCAAGCGGGAGAACAGCGTCCCTGgcccatcgtcgtcgtccgcCGCATCGGCTAGCGGGGGCGCTATCCATGGCGCCGTTAACGGCACCGGAAAGATGCACCACTTTGCTGTTAAAAGCAGAGACGAGCGCATTGACTGGATGAGGGAGTTGATGCTGGCCAAGGCGCTCAAACAGAAGGGCGAGGGCGCCGAGGTGGTTGTCAATGGCAGCATGATTTGA